The Acropora palmata chromosome 10, jaAcrPala1.3, whole genome shotgun sequence genome contains a region encoding:
- the LOC141894722 gene encoding uncharacterized protein LOC141894722 isoform X2: protein MRSDCMTSEREKFFRRRLLFKLYPCEDGTETDSDASDQEEMSVKTTECNVYMNASFEGRKRMLSEEKEREQGSSQQASQVEQDKQNDVATPLRSFASVKKRSLPEAESTDQSPSAQFVTGNIGTENRPKKRRGQIPKNSPVRHTRIKQVKLDWFSRYVTQETSHVT, encoded by the exons ATGCGCTCCGACTGTATGACCTCAGAAAGGGAAAAAT TCTTTCGTCGTAGACTTCTGTTTAAGCTTTATCCTTGTGAGGATGGCACTGAGACAGATTCAGATGCGAGTGACCAAGAAGAAATGTCAGTTAAGACAACGGAATGTAACGTGTACATGAACGCGTCTTTTGAGGGAAGGAAACGAATGCTAAGCGAAGAGAAAG aaagaGAACAGGGTTCGTCACAACAGGCTTCTCAGGTTGAACAAGATAAGCAAAACGATGTGGCCACGCCCTTGAGATCATTCGCGTCTGTCAAAAAACGAAGTCTCCCAGAGGCTGAAAGTACCGATCAGAGCCCTAGTGCTCAGTTCGTGACCGGGAATATTGGCACGGAAAATA GGCCAAAGAAACGACGAGGTCAAATACCAAAGAATTCACCTGTGAGACACACTcgtatcaaacaagttaaaCTGGATTGGTTTTCTCGTTATGTGACGCAAGAAACCAGTCACGTGACTTAA
- the LOC141894706 gene encoding serine/threonine-protein kinase mos-like — MVLQEVERTLCEGCKRRRKEMVFVSIQSGKFIASELQLGRLLGSGGFGSVYEAKFRGERLAIKKLHQETKNARAAQESFEAEGSILHFNHPNIVRSLATLTLWDDVQCIIMEFAGERNLHNVINDSFEELDRIRRVKFALDIVTALHFAHQQGLVHLDLKPGNVLVTSEDNCKLADFGCCRAVEENNKPSSPTKSNLTGTYAYRAPELLKGESPSTKADIYSLGICLWQMLTREQPYGNENQHVVIFGVVAYQLRPKIKENIAGDETYVNLIKQCWQAEVKFRPTANEIVNELQDMQSESLEFSNETKNKIENQHLSRICVSQVCLQIQ, encoded by the coding sequence ATGGTTCTGCAAGAAGTCGAAAGAACACTTTGCGAGGGCTGCAAaaggagacgcaaagaaatggTCTTTGTCTCCATACAGAGTGGAAAGTTTATCGCTAGCGAGCTTCAGCTGGGCAGACTTTTAGGGAGTGGAGGTTTCGGAAGCGTTTACGAGGCCAAATTCAGAGGGGAGCGGCTGGCAATTAAAAAACTTCACCAAGAAACAAAGAACGCAAGAGCTGCACAAGAAAGTTTCGAGGCGGAAGGTTCGATTCTTCACTTTAACCATCCCAACATTGTCCGCTCGCTAGCGACTTTGACGCTATGGGACGATGTTCAGTGCATAATTATGGAATTCGCTGGCGAAAGAAATTTACACAACGTTATAAATGATTCCTTTGAGGAATTAGACAGAATTCGACGGGTAAAATTCGCTCTGGACATTGTTACAGCCTTGCATTTTGCTCATCAACAGGGCCTTGTGCATCTCGACCTCAAACCGGGAAATGTATTGGTAACTTCCGAGGACAATTGTAAATTAGCCGATTTTGGCTGTTGTCGTGCAGTGgaggaaaacaacaaaccCTCAAGTCCGACAAAGTCGAATTTGACTGGAACCTACGCCTATAGAGCTCCAGAACTATTAAAAGGCGAAAGCCCCAGTACAAAGGCGGACATATATTCCTTAGGCATTTGCTTGTGGCAAATGCTCACTCGAGAGCAGCCTTACGGCAACGAGAATCAACATGTTGTAATTTTCGGCGTGGTCGCATATCAGCTGCGGCCCAAGATTAAGGAAAACATTGCAGGAGATGAAACGTATGTAAATTTAATCAAACAATGTTGGCAAGCAGAGGTCAAATTTAGACCAACAGCAAATGAAATTGTCAATGAACTGCAAGACATGCAAAGTGAAAGTCTTGAATTTAGCAAcgaaaccaaaaacaaaatcgaaaaTCAACATTTATCAAGAATTTGTGTATCTCAGGTGTGCCTCCAAATACAATAA
- the LOC141894722 gene encoding uncharacterized protein LOC141894722 isoform X1 has product MRSDCMTSEREKFFRRRLLFKLYPCEDGTETDSDASDQEEMSVKTTECNVYMNASFEGRKRMLSEEKEREQGSSQQASQVEQDKQNDVATPLRSFASVKKRSLPEAESTDQSPSAQFVTGNIGTENSESKSVDSSNKASKPSKNQKRKMKKKRRKERLLSKRAKETTRSNTKEFTCETHSYQTS; this is encoded by the exons ATGCGCTCCGACTGTATGACCTCAGAAAGGGAAAAAT TCTTTCGTCGTAGACTTCTGTTTAAGCTTTATCCTTGTGAGGATGGCACTGAGACAGATTCAGATGCGAGTGACCAAGAAGAAATGTCAGTTAAGACAACGGAATGTAACGTGTACATGAACGCGTCTTTTGAGGGAAGGAAACGAATGCTAAGCGAAGAGAAAG aaagaGAACAGGGTTCGTCACAACAGGCTTCTCAGGTTGAACAAGATAAGCAAAACGATGTGGCCACGCCCTTGAGATCATTCGCGTCTGTCAAAAAACGAAGTCTCCCAGAGGCTGAAAGTACCGATCAGAGCCCTAGTGCTCAGTTCGTGACCGGGAATATTGGCACGGAAAATAGTGAGTCCAAGTCTGTAGATTCAAGCAATAAAGCTTCGAAACCGTCCAAGAATCAAAAGAgaaagatgaagaaaaagcGGCGAAAGGAAAGGTTGTTGTCGAAGAG GGCCAAAGAAACGACGAGGTCAAATACCAAAGAATTCACCTGTGAGACACACTcgtatcaaacaagttaa